The following are encoded in a window of Flavobacteriales bacterium genomic DNA:
- a CDS encoding T9SS type A sorting domain-containing protein — MFPVIGDTLYYAFGNQPNAINAVLTPPGGGQVWDLSGLQADSTWQAIYHDPATGMGAADFPGAALMLAPADAMPGQEDYLSVSGTQVSHMGSHGSDPIQLGSSWTVHWNPPIPESWAPVNFFDIQQSSCSSITHFLPDEMPPGWTDQYPTVDSMRVRGMVTTLSTVDAWGTTTIPGGSYAVLRVKRTRYTTNWLDAKVNPIGWIDVTDMAIAQFGMGAVLTTDTNRTFHFINDQSKETIAIVTYYEDVLGNPPPYVLNVQYKVADFATATGSASATADRVRVYPNPATDRIQIQAPCLGHGMVELFVVDALGRQVMHRRGATGADGFPLELDITSLEAGMYGGLINRDTGDPLPFQFVKR; from the coding sequence GTGTTCCCGGTGATCGGTGATACCTTGTATTACGCATTCGGCAACCAGCCCAACGCCATCAACGCGGTGCTCACCCCGCCGGGTGGGGGCCAGGTCTGGGACCTTTCGGGCCTGCAAGCCGATAGCACCTGGCAGGCCATTTACCACGACCCGGCCACCGGCATGGGCGCTGCCGACTTTCCGGGTGCGGCCCTGATGCTTGCCCCGGCGGACGCGATGCCCGGCCAGGAGGACTACCTGAGCGTTTCCGGTACGCAGGTGAGCCACATGGGCTCCCACGGCAGTGATCCGATCCAGCTCGGCTCTTCGTGGACCGTGCATTGGAACCCGCCGATACCGGAGAGCTGGGCACCGGTCAACTTCTTCGATATCCAACAGTCGAGCTGTTCGTCCATCACCCACTTCCTGCCCGACGAAATGCCGCCCGGCTGGACCGACCAATATCCCACCGTTGATTCGATGCGGGTGCGCGGCATGGTCACCACCCTTAGTACAGTGGATGCCTGGGGTACCACGACCATACCGGGAGGCAGCTACGCGGTGCTGCGGGTCAAGCGCACCCGGTACACCACAAACTGGCTCGATGCGAAGGTCAACCCCATCGGCTGGATCGATGTGACCGATATGGCCATTGCCCAATTCGGTATGGGCGCCGTGCTCACTACGGATACCAACCGTACCTTCCATTTCATCAACGATCAATCCAAGGAGACGATCGCCATTGTCACGTATTATGAAGATGTCCTGGGGAATCCCCCCCCCTACGTCTTGAACGTGCAGTACAAGGTGGCGGACTTCGCCACGGCAACAGGCAGCGCATCGGCAACGGCCGATCGGGTGCGCGTTTACCCGAACCCGGCTACCGATCGGATCCAGATCCAAGCCCCCTGCCTGGGGCACGGCATGGTCGAGCTGTTCGTTGTGGATGCACTGGGGCGGCAGGTCATGCATCGCCGGGGTGCAACCGGTGCCGATGGCTTCCCCCTCGAGCTGGACATCACCAGCCTGGAGGCGGGCATGTATGGCGGTCTGATCAACCGCGATACCGGAGATCCGCTGCCGTTCCAGTTCGTGAAGCGGTGA
- a CDS encoding HD domain-containing protein, whose translation MDQPAAEIFILSKLRHGLPKERTYHNFSHTLDVYRSAVELGMHHGLGEEDMDLLRTAALYHDSGFLLQDHDHEAAGCVLAREALPMFGYDHGAIDRVCGMIMATKIPQRPDDLLAEILCDADLDYLGRSDFFRIGTTLFWEFRHYGIVKDEREWNELQVRFLSAHQYFTSTSRAEREPVKQQHLLKIKEWLAENP comes from the coding sequence GTGGATCAACCCGCTGCGGAGATATTCATCCTGTCGAAACTGCGCCATGGTCTGCCGAAGGAGCGGACCTACCACAACTTCAGCCATACGCTGGACGTGTACCGTTCCGCCGTGGAGTTGGGCATGCACCACGGACTCGGGGAGGAGGACATGGACCTGCTGCGTACGGCCGCGCTGTACCACGACTCCGGCTTCCTCCTGCAGGACCACGACCATGAAGCGGCCGGATGCGTGCTCGCCCGCGAGGCCTTGCCGATGTTCGGATACGACCACGGGGCCATCGACCGGGTGTGCGGCATGATCATGGCCACGAAGATCCCTCAGCGGCCGGACGACCTGCTGGCCGAGATCCTCTGCGATGCCGACCTGGACTACCTGGGCCGCTCGGACTTCTTCCGCATCGGCACCACCCTGTTCTGGGAGTTCAGGCACTACGGCATCGTGAAGGACGAACGCGAATGGAACGAACTCCAGGTGCGCTTCTTGTCCGCCCATCAGTACTTCACCTCCACCAGCCGCGCGGAACGCGAACCGGTGAAGCAGCAACACCTCCTGAAGATCAAGGAGTGGCTGGCGGAGAACCCGTGA
- a CDS encoding response regulator transcription factor, translated as MAPTMARNSTAVIVDDEQHCRDALSGLLQRRFPEIALLGMATNVMEGVELLNRERPTVLFLDVELGDRTGFDLLQAIGPDRPHVIFTTAHEGYALKAIRFSALDFLLKPVDPDELQAALDKLRQAMRMPQHPDQFMVLMKNLMLSANSDKRIALPVAEGLEMIDTDDIIYCESASNYTVVHQKDGKRLVISRTLKEFEDMLGVQDFIRVHHAHLINVRHVKKYIRGEGGEVIMSDGANVAVSRRKKQELMDSLARL; from the coding sequence ATGGCCCCGACGATGGCACGGAACAGCACCGCGGTGATCGTGGACGATGAGCAGCATTGCCGCGACGCGCTCTCCGGCCTGCTGCAGCGGCGGTTCCCGGAGATCGCCCTGCTGGGCATGGCCACCAACGTGATGGAAGGCGTGGAACTCTTGAACCGCGAGCGTCCCACGGTCCTCTTCCTGGATGTGGAACTCGGCGACCGCACGGGATTCGACCTGCTGCAGGCCATCGGCCCGGACCGCCCGCACGTCATCTTCACCACCGCCCACGAAGGGTACGCCCTGAAGGCCATCCGTTTCAGCGCGCTCGATTTCCTGCTCAAGCCCGTGGACCCCGATGAGCTCCAGGCCGCGCTGGACAAGCTGAGGCAGGCCATGCGGATGCCACAACACCCCGATCAGTTCATGGTGTTGATGAAGAACCTCATGCTGTCGGCGAACAGCGACAAACGCATCGCGCTGCCCGTGGCCGAAGGCCTGGAGATGATCGACACGGACGATATCATCTACTGCGAATCGGCCAGCAACTACACCGTGGTGCACCAGAAGGACGGCAAGCGCCTGGTGATCTCCAGGACCTTGAAGGAATTCGAGGACATGCTGGGCGTGCAGGACTTCATCCGCGTGCACCACGCCCACCTCATCAATGTGCGGCATGTGAAGAAGTACATCCGGGGCGAAGGCGGCGAGGTGATCATGAGCGACGGGGCCAACGTGGCCGTTTCGCGCCGCAAGAAGCAGGAGTTGATGGACAGCCTGGCCAGGCTCTGA
- a CDS encoding tetratricopeptide repeat protein, whose protein sequence is MRKATLLLIVFATTAHGQDHLDSLWSTWQDGTHPDTVRLNALNAFIWENPRALGEDSVASLGRMMYDSASHWGQHEFMIAAENTRARLKARQGDHSGAIDHYQHALVLSRETGDVRREIIVLANIGGSYFQMKEPYNALQFFNRALEISGSSEDRAEAHIRTSIALAHNMMGEYEEADGQVRRALLVAERIGDKREILYAARILADNLVSQGHVAEAIPLYERSLALGEESRNEPAIVSALKGASLAHAKRGDAVRAVALGRRSLDMALAVGDRSRTMNSYSNLYEVFKLLKRPADALEMLEQYLEIHDEILNDENKTALVKQKIQHDFDLKEAMLRAEQEKKDAIAAQEIRRQKVVRNSFMAGALLLLSGGGIWFRTDRKRRRERFEKEAAELRTSILRSQMNPHFIFNALNSINAFVQSNDADGASYYLAKFAGVMRGVLENSRHSEVPLQDDLDTLRGYMELERRRMQGKFDFTIVVHEDIDPERVMVPPLVVQPLVENAIWHGIAHKEGPGRIAVQVELQGEQLVWSIEDDGVGLHAARKTSAAPQVQGMKKTSLGTAITRSRLDLLRQQYGGRAGFRYEQLPLGTRVVVDMPLIKA, encoded by the coding sequence ATGAGAAAGGCCACCCTGCTCCTCATCGTCTTCGCCACCACCGCGCATGGACAGGACCATCTGGACTCGCTTTGGTCGACATGGCAGGACGGGACACACCCGGACACGGTGCGCCTCAACGCGCTCAACGCGTTCATCTGGGAGAACCCGCGAGCGCTGGGAGAAGACAGCGTGGCCTCACTGGGGAGGATGATGTACGACTCGGCGTCGCACTGGGGTCAGCACGAGTTCATGATCGCGGCGGAGAACACGCGGGCACGTCTGAAGGCCAGGCAGGGGGACCACAGCGGCGCCATTGACCACTACCAGCATGCCCTGGTGCTCAGCCGCGAGACAGGGGACGTCCGGCGCGAGATCATCGTGCTGGCCAACATCGGGGGGAGCTATTTCCAGATGAAGGAACCCTACAATGCCCTGCAGTTCTTCAACCGGGCGCTGGAGATCTCGGGGTCGTCGGAAGATCGAGCGGAGGCGCACATCCGGACATCCATCGCCTTGGCGCACAACATGATGGGCGAGTACGAGGAAGCGGATGGGCAGGTCCGCCGTGCACTGCTCGTCGCCGAGCGCATCGGCGACAAGCGGGAGATCCTCTATGCGGCCCGGATCCTGGCGGACAACCTCGTCTCACAGGGGCATGTGGCGGAGGCCATCCCGCTCTACGAGCGTTCCCTGGCGCTGGGAGAGGAGTCGCGGAACGAACCCGCGATCGTGTCGGCGTTGAAGGGCGCTTCACTCGCCCATGCCAAGCGTGGCGATGCGGTCCGTGCCGTAGCGCTCGGCAGGCGTTCGCTCGACATGGCCCTGGCGGTCGGTGATCGATCGCGCACCATGAACAGCTATTCGAACCTGTACGAAGTATTCAAGTTGCTGAAGCGCCCGGCCGATGCCCTGGAGATGCTCGAGCAATACCTGGAGATCCACGACGAGATCCTCAACGATGAGAACAAGACCGCCCTGGTGAAGCAGAAGATCCAGCACGACTTCGACCTGAAGGAGGCCATGCTTCGAGCCGAACAGGAGAAGAAGGACGCGATCGCGGCACAGGAGATCCGCCGGCAGAAGGTGGTGCGCAACAGCTTCATGGCGGGCGCCCTGCTGCTGCTTTCCGGTGGTGGCATCTGGTTCCGCACCGATCGCAAGCGCCGCCGCGAGCGCTTCGAGAAGGAGGCCGCCGAACTGCGGACCAGCATCCTGCGCTCCCAGATGAACCCGCATTTCATCTTCAACGCCCTGAACTCCATCAACGCCTTCGTGCAGAGCAACGACGCCGATGGCGCTTCCTACTACCTCGCCAAGTTCGCCGGCGTGATGCGCGGGGTGCTGGAGAACAGCCGCCACAGCGAGGTGCCCCTGCAGGACGACCTGGATACCCTGCGCGGCTACATGGAGCTGGAGCGCAGACGCATGCAGGGCAAGTTCGACTTCACCATCGTGGTGCATGAGGACATCGACCCGGAACGGGTGATGGTGCCTCCGCTGGTGGTGCAGCCCCTGGTGGAGAACGCCATCTGGCATGGCATCGCCCACAAGGAGGGTCCGGGGCGCATCGCGGTGCAGGTGGAACTGCAGGGCGAACAGTTGGTCTGGTCCATCGAGGACGATGGTGTCGGGCTTCACGCGGCGAGGAAGACCAGCGCCGCTCCACAGGTGCAGGGCATGAAGAAGACCTCCCTGGGCACGGCCATCACGCGCAGCCGCCTCGATCTGCTGCGCCAGCAGTACGGTGGCCGGGCGGGCTTCCGCTACGAGCAGCTGCCCCTGGGCACCCGGGTGGTGGTGGACATGCCATTGATCAAGGCTTGA
- a CDS encoding T9SS type A sorting domain-containing protein: MFRATYERPRLLARMIQTIALAVACSGLHAQNRPQRSNLGAAGGSVIHTANGRSFYLQQSVGQASVAGSRLADGRYYNQGFVQPFHKAVQGLPSTDLDALLFPNPFTDQFTIAFAQEPALPVNVLVYNITGQVVYAAEHAPQRSLLIQPGPFAAGAYVVHVLVGHRRFSGHLQRFQ; this comes from the coding sequence ATGTTCCGCGCCACATACGAACGACCCCGGCTGCTCGCGCGCATGATCCAGACCATCGCACTGGCCGTGGCTTGTTCCGGGCTGCATGCCCAGAACCGCCCCCAGCGCTCCAACCTGGGCGCGGCAGGAGGCTCCGTGATACACACGGCGAATGGCAGGAGCTTCTACCTGCAACAGTCCGTGGGGCAGGCCAGCGTGGCGGGTTCAAGGCTCGCTGACGGGCGCTACTACAACCAGGGATTCGTGCAGCCTTTCCACAAGGCGGTGCAGGGTCTGCCCTCCACGGACCTGGACGCATTGCTGTTCCCGAATCCGTTCACCGACCAGTTCACCATCGCCTTCGCCCAGGAACCGGCCCTCCCCGTGAACGTGCTGGTGTACAACATCACCGGGCAGGTGGTGTACGCGGCGGAACATGCGCCACAGCGTTCGCTCCTGATCCAGCCCGGTCCCTTCGCCGCAGGGGCGTACGTGGTGCATGTCCTGGTCGGCCATCGGCGCTTCTCCGGCCACCTCCAGCGCTTCCAGTGA
- a CDS encoding cold-shock protein, with translation MPSGTVKFFNTEKGFGFITPDEGGKDLFVHKTGTRDNLQEGDKVTFDVEQSPKGPNAVNVTRA, from the coding sequence ATGCCGAGCGGTACAGTGAAGTTCTTCAACACGGAGAAAGGTTTCGGTTTCATCACCCCGGACGAGGGTGGCAAGGACCTTTTCGTGCACAAGACCGGGACAAGGGACAACCTCCAGGAGGGTGACAAGGTCACCTTCGATGTGGAGCAAAGCCCCAAGGGTCCCAACGCGGTCAACGTGACCCGGGCCTGA
- a CDS encoding DUF1761 domain-containing protein: MDLTTVNFLAVIVATLAAFALGAVWYTALFGKRWMKEVGFSEEQLKQGANLGRIYGTCLLLTFVMGLGLAFIWHQEDPASLTWQVGLYHGLLIGLFFVAPSTGINYLYQRKSFALWLIDAGYQVVFLGIMGAVIGAWR, translated from the coding sequence ATGGACCTCACCACCGTGAATTTCCTTGCTGTGATCGTTGCCACGCTCGCCGCCTTCGCTTTGGGCGCCGTGTGGTACACCGCCCTCTTCGGCAAACGCTGGATGAAGGAGGTCGGCTTTTCGGAAGAACAGTTGAAACAGGGCGCCAACCTGGGCCGCATCTACGGCACCTGCCTGTTGCTCACCTTCGTGATGGGTCTTGGACTGGCCTTCATCTGGCACCAGGAGGACCCCGCGAGCCTCACCTGGCAAGTGGGCCTCTACCACGGCCTGCTCATCGGCCTGTTCTTCGTGGCCCCCAGCACTGGCATCAACTATCTGTACCAGCGCAAGAGCTTCGCCCTCTGGCTCATCGACGCGGGTTACCAGGTGGTCTTCCTCGGCATCATGGGCGCCGTCATCGGCGCGTGGCGGTAA
- a CDS encoding DinB family protein, translated as MERALLFSQLERHGNVFRALLTGMPPEEIVWRPAPEKWCALEIVRHLHDEEREDFRARLRSTLDDPTAPWPKIDPAAWVNERDYMGQDFDATLSGFLDERTLSVEWLRGLDDAPWGNAYLHPKVGPVSCELLLTNWVAHDLHHFRQLNNLRYAYLKAHTTVPLDYAGTW; from the coding sequence ATGGAACGCGCCCTACTCTTCAGCCAACTCGAACGGCACGGCAACGTTTTCCGCGCGCTGCTCACGGGCATGCCGCCTGAGGAGATCGTTTGGCGGCCGGCACCGGAGAAATGGTGCGCGCTGGAGATCGTGCGCCACCTGCACGATGAGGAACGCGAGGACTTTCGCGCCAGGCTTCGATCCACGCTTGACGACCCCACGGCACCCTGGCCGAAGATCGATCCGGCCGCCTGGGTAAACGAACGCGACTACATGGGACAGGACTTCGATGCCACGCTGAGCGGCTTCCTGGATGAAAGGACCCTTTCGGTGGAATGGCTGCGTGGCCTGGATGATGCGCCATGGGGCAATGCCTACCTCCACCCCAAGGTGGGTCCGGTGAGTTGCGAGCTGCTGCTTACCAACTGGGTGGCGCACGACCTGCACCACTTCCGCCAACTCAACAACCTCCGCTACGCCTACCTGAAAGCACACACCACCGTGCCGCTGGACTATGCGGGCACCTGGTGA
- a CDS encoding NAD(P)-binding domain-containing protein produces MKIGILGTGGVGRTIAAKLASLGHDVMIGTRDPRATLANTEKSAMGGAPFAEWHKDHGTVKLGTHAEAAAHGVLVVNATNGSGSLEALKLAGAANLGTKVLLDISNPLDFSKGMPPTLFVCNDDSLGERIQMAFPKVRVVKSLNTLTAALMVDPGLLPERTNIFLSGNDADAKDEVRALLRWFGWADADMIDLGDITTARGSEQVLPIWVRLWGAIRTPMFNFRIVKA; encoded by the coding sequence ATGAAGATCGGCATCCTCGGCACCGGCGGCGTTGGCCGCACCATCGCGGCGAAACTCGCCTCATTGGGCCACGACGTGATGATCGGCACGCGCGACCCCAGGGCCACCCTGGCGAACACGGAGAAGAGTGCCATGGGCGGCGCACCGTTCGCGGAATGGCACAAGGACCACGGTACCGTGAAGCTGGGCACCCATGCGGAGGCGGCCGCGCATGGTGTACTGGTGGTGAACGCCACAAACGGGTCCGGTTCGTTGGAAGCGCTGAAACTCGCGGGCGCGGCGAACCTCGGCACCAAGGTGCTGCTGGACATCAGCAATCCGCTGGATTTCTCGAAGGGCATGCCGCCCACGCTGTTCGTCTGCAATGACGACTCCCTGGGGGAGCGGATCCAAATGGCATTCCCGAAGGTGCGCGTGGTAAAATCGCTGAACACCCTCACGGCGGCACTGATGGTGGACCCCGGCCTGCTGCCCGAACGCACGAACATCTTCCTCAGCGGCAACGATGCCGACGCGAAGGACGAGGTGCGCGCATTGCTGCGCTGGTTCGGTTGGGCCGACGCGGACATGATCGATCTGGGCGATATCACCACCGCGCGCGGCAGTGAACAGGTCCTGCCCATCTGGGTCCGTCTGTGGGGCGCCATCCGCACGCCGATGTTCAACTTCCGGATCGTGAAGGCGTGA
- a CDS encoding helix-turn-helix transcriptional regulator, with protein sequence MLIDGKEHRIRMRGREYHCALDVTMDYIGGKWKAIVLWYLRNGTKRFSELDRHIPGITEKMLSLQLRQLEKDGLVKRTIHPEVPPRVEYELTEEGRTLLPLLEEIAKWGRLMGARHGRVEEVPTRPRGARRSGPR encoded by the coding sequence ATGCTCATCGACGGCAAGGAACACCGGATCCGGATGCGTGGCAGGGAGTACCACTGCGCGTTGGACGTGACCATGGACTATATCGGCGGCAAGTGGAAGGCCATCGTGCTGTGGTACCTGCGCAACGGCACCAAGCGCTTCAGCGAGCTGGACCGCCACATTCCGGGGATCACGGAAAAAATGCTCTCCCTGCAACTCCGCCAATTGGAGAAGGACGGCTTGGTGAAGCGGACCATACATCCCGAGGTGCCGCCACGTGTGGAATATGAGCTCACGGAAGAAGGCCGCACGCTGCTACCCCTGCTGGAGGAGATCGCCAAGTGGGGCCGCTTGATGGGCGCCAGGCATGGTCGTGTGGAAGAGGTGCCCACCCGGCCACGGGGCGCGCGCAGGTCGGGACCACGATAG
- a CDS encoding PD40 domain-containing protein encodes MNKTLLLFTLLHAGVSFGQENPSDEALWLRYPAISPDGREIVLCYQGDLWKVPTTGGAAMLLTTHEAYDHSPVWSRDGKWIAFASNRYGNDDVFVMPAGGGAATRLTWHSAFEVPSDFTPDGGAVIFGAPRQDDHRNQQFPSPGLGELYRVPIAGGKVTRVMGTVAERARYNADGSLIVFQDWKGYEDDHRKHHTSSVTRDVWTFAPASGQYRQLSTFAGEDRDPVFSPDGRTVYYLSEESGSFNVHSMPVGGGASTQLTRFQHHPVRHLSTSADGTLCFNHHGTLYTLRPGAQPVKVTVRIAMDQRHNPVRTVKVGGDASEFAVSPNGKEVAFIHRGEVFVTSVAEGTTRRITDTPEQERDVSFSPDGRTLLYATERGGSWDLYTTNIVRKEEPYFFNATVLKEEPMLATAAEEFQPAWSPDGKEVAYLEERTTLRVYDVAAKKSRTVLPGDREYSYADGDQHFEWSPDGKWLLTQFLNPSQWISQSGLIKADGSGELIDLSRSGYGHYAARWAVDGQVVLTYSSRDGMKNHASWGGQMDAYATWLTQEAFDRFKLSKEEFDLLKEEEKKKEGDKDKKDEKSTSTKTAADKDKKVAPLKIELDRIEDRRVRLTQHSSALSGAVLSKDGEKLYYLARFEKGFDLWQTELRTKETKIIHKMNAEGAGGLVLDKEGKNLFFMSNGGIQRYDLEKNEQKGVGINGEMRLDESKERAYLFEHVWRQVLKKFYDPKLHGVDWNFYKAEYMRMLPHLDNNYDFAELLSEMLGELNASHTGSGYRKSDPVGDATASLGLFYDDAFTGNGLRISEVMERGPCVKEGSKIKAGHVIEKIDGVTIAGDMTPERLLNRKAGKPTLLGLHDPRNNQRWEETVKPISRGEEGELLYQRWVDRCAFLVDSLSGGRVGYVHVRGMDDRSYRKVYEDVLGKHYGKDALVVDTRFNGGGWLHDDLATFLGGVKYMRIEPRGQHLGDEPQFKWKRPSAVVMSESNYSDAHLFPVAYRALGVGKLVGMPVAGTGTAVWWEGLQNGMYFGIPQVGMIDNAGNFMENTQLEPDVLQPLDPALVLKGRDQQLEAAVKLLLDKLGR; translated from the coding sequence ATGAACAAGACATTGCTCCTTTTCACCCTGCTCCATGCGGGCGTGTCCTTCGGCCAGGAGAACCCCTCCGATGAAGCGCTCTGGTTGCGCTATCCCGCCATTTCGCCCGATGGCCGCGAGATCGTTCTCTGCTACCAAGGAGATCTCTGGAAGGTGCCCACCACGGGCGGTGCGGCCATGCTGCTCACCACGCACGAGGCGTACGACCACAGCCCGGTCTGGTCGCGCGATGGCAAATGGATCGCCTTCGCCAGCAACCGGTACGGCAACGACGATGTGTTCGTCATGCCAGCCGGCGGCGGTGCGGCCACCCGGCTTACCTGGCACAGCGCCTTCGAGGTCCCCAGCGACTTCACACCCGATGGCGGCGCGGTGATCTTCGGTGCGCCTCGGCAGGACGACCACCGCAACCAGCAGTTCCCCAGTCCCGGACTGGGAGAGTTGTACCGTGTGCCGATCGCCGGCGGCAAGGTCACCCGCGTGATGGGCACCGTGGCCGAGCGTGCACGGTACAATGCGGACGGCAGCCTGATCGTGTTCCAAGACTGGAAAGGCTACGAGGACGACCACCGCAAGCACCACACCTCCAGCGTGACACGCGACGTGTGGACCTTCGCGCCGGCCAGCGGCCAGTACCGCCAGCTCAGCACTTTCGCCGGAGAGGACCGCGACCCGGTCTTCAGCCCTGATGGCCGCACGGTGTATTACCTCAGCGAGGAGAGCGGCAGCTTCAACGTGCACAGCATGCCCGTGGGCGGCGGTGCCAGCACGCAACTGACCCGCTTCCAGCACCACCCCGTGCGCCACCTGAGCACCAGCGCCGATGGCACCTTGTGCTTCAACCACCACGGCACCCTGTACACCCTGCGTCCCGGTGCGCAGCCCGTGAAGGTCACCGTGCGCATCGCCATGGACCAGCGCCACAACCCCGTGCGTACCGTGAAGGTCGGCGGCGATGCCAGCGAATTCGCCGTGTCTCCCAACGGCAAGGAGGTGGCATTCATCCACCGTGGGGAAGTATTCGTGACCAGTGTGGCCGAGGGCACCACCCGCCGTATCACCGACACGCCCGAGCAGGAACGCGACGTGAGCTTCAGCCCCGATGGCCGCACCCTGCTGTACGCCACGGAAAGGGGCGGCAGCTGGGACCTCTACACCACCAACATCGTGCGCAAGGAGGAGCCCTATTTCTTCAACGCCACCGTGCTGAAGGAGGAGCCGATGCTGGCCACGGCCGCCGAGGAATTCCAACCGGCCTGGAGCCCCGACGGCAAGGAGGTGGCCTACTTGGAGGAGCGCACCACACTGCGGGTGTACGATGTCGCGGCGAAGAAGAGCCGCACCGTGCTGCCCGGCGATCGTGAATACAGCTATGCCGACGGCGACCAGCATTTCGAATGGAGCCCTGACGGGAAGTGGTTGCTCACGCAGTTCCTGAATCCTTCCCAATGGATCTCGCAGAGCGGTTTGATCAAGGCCGATGGCAGCGGCGAGTTGATCGACCTGAGCCGCAGCGGCTATGGCCATTATGCCGCGCGCTGGGCCGTGGATGGCCAGGTGGTGCTGACCTACAGCAGCCGGGACGGCATGAAGAACCACGCCAGCTGGGGTGGGCAGATGGACGCCTACGCCACCTGGCTCACGCAGGAAGCCTTCGATCGCTTCAAGCTGAGCAAGGAGGAATTCGACCTGTTGAAGGAGGAGGAAAAGAAGAAGGAGGGGGACAAGGACAAGAAGGATGAGAAGTCCACCTCCACCAAGACCGCGGCGGACAAGGACAAGAAGGTGGCCCCCCTGAAGATCGAACTGGACCGGATCGAGGACAGGCGGGTGCGCCTGACGCAGCATTCCTCCGCGCTGTCCGGCGCCGTGCTGAGCAAGGACGGAGAAAAGCTCTACTACCTGGCCCGATTCGAGAAGGGCTTCGACCTGTGGCAGACCGAGCTGCGCACCAAGGAGACCAAGATCATCCACAAGATGAACGCGGAAGGCGCCGGTGGGCTGGTGCTGGACAAGGAGGGCAAGAACCTCTTCTTCATGTCCAACGGTGGCATCCAGCGCTACGACCTGGAGAAGAACGAACAGAAAGGCGTCGGTATCAATGGCGAGATGCGACTGGACGAGTCGAAGGAGCGCGCTTACCTCTTCGAGCATGTGTGGCGACAGGTGCTGAAGAAGTTCTACGATCCCAAATTGCATGGCGTGGACTGGAACTTCTACAAGGCCGAATACATGCGCATGCTGCCACACCTGGACAACAACTACGACTTCGCCGAACTGCTCAGCGAGATGCTCGGAGAACTCAATGCCTCGCATACCGGTTCGGGTTATCGCAAGAGCGATCCCGTGGGCGATGCGACCGCTTCACTCGGACTGTTCTATGACGATGCGTTCACCGGCAACGGCCTGCGCATCTCAGAAGTGATGGAACGGGGCCCCTGCGTGAAGGAGGGCTCGAAGATCAAGGCGGGCCACGTGATCGAGAAGATCGATGGCGTGACCATCGCGGGCGACATGACACCGGAGCGCCTGCTGAACCGCAAGGCCGGCAAGCCCACGCTGCTGGGCCTGCACGACCCGAGGAACAACCAGCGCTGGGAGGAAACGGTGAAGCCGATCTCCCGTGGCGAGGAAGGTGAATTGCTCTACCAGCGCTGGGTGGACCGGTGCGCGTTCCTGGTGGACAGCCTCAGCGGCGGGCGCGTGGGCTACGTGCATGTGCGCGGCATGGACGACCGCAGCTACCGCAAGGTGTACGAGGACGTGCTGGGCAAGCACTACGGCAAGGACGCGCTGGTGGTGGATACGCGCTTCAACGGCGGCGGTTGGCTGCACGACGACCTGGCCACCTTCCTCGGCGGGGTCAAGTACATGCGCATCGAGCCGCGTGGCCAGCACCTGGGCGATGAGCCCCAGTTCAAGTGGAAGCGCCCAAGCGCCGTGGTGATGAGCGAGAGCAACTACAGCGATGCGCACCTCTTCCCCGTGGCCTATCGTGCGCTGGGCGTGGGCAAGCTGGTGGGCATGCCCGTGGCCGGCACCGGCACAGCCGTCTGGTGGGAAGGCTTGCAGAACGGCATGTACTTCGGCATCCCGCAGGTGGGCATGATCGACAACGCTGGCAACTTCATGGAGAACACCCAGCTGGAACCCGATGTGCTGCAGCCACTCGATCCCGCGCTGGTCCTGAAAGGCCGCGACCAGCAACTGGAGGCCGCCGTGAAACTGCTGCTGGACAAGCTCGGCCGTTGA